One genomic window of Pirellulales bacterium includes the following:
- a CDS encoding SIS domain-containing protein — translation MLGAKLEVGPYIDRLHKEIDRVDHAEIRQMADLIFDAWHNEKFVFIFGNGGSGTTASHFAEDLGKSSLHEKDLKDESKKRLKVLSLTDNLGWIMAVGNDVGYDQIFVQQLMNYGSKGDLVLAISGSGNSPNVLAAVDWANRHGLKTFGLTGFAGGKLRSMAQAGLHVPLDDMGMVESIHLCVFHWVLNDVFARINNEGRHSKNGAPAASSK, via the coding sequence ATGTTAGGCGCCAAGCTGGAAGTCGGACCGTACATCGATCGCCTGCACAAGGAGATCGATCGCGTCGATCATGCCGAGATTCGCCAGATGGCGGACCTGATTTTCGATGCCTGGCACAACGAGAAGTTCGTCTTCATCTTCGGAAACGGCGGGTCCGGCACCACCGCCTCGCACTTTGCCGAGGATCTGGGCAAAAGCAGCCTCCACGAAAAGGACCTCAAGGACGAATCCAAGAAGCGGCTCAAGGTCCTCAGCCTGACCGATAACCTCGGCTGGATCATGGCCGTGGGCAATGACGTCGGTTACGACCAGATCTTCGTGCAGCAGTTGATGAACTATGGGAGCAAGGGGGACCTGGTCCTGGCGATCAGCGGATCGGGCAACAGCCCCAACGTTCTGGCCGCGGTCGATTGGGCCAATCGCCACGGTTTAAAGACGTTCGGCCTCACCGGATTCGCCGGCGGCAAGCTCCGCAGCATGGCCCAAGCCGGCCTGCACGTCCCCCTGGACGACATGGGCATGGTCGAGAGCATCCACCTGTGCGTCTTCCACTGGGTGCTCAACGACGTCTTCGCCCGCATCAATAATGAGGGGCGTCATTCCAAGAACGGCGCGCCGGCGGCGAGCAGCAAGTAG
- a CDS encoding PEP-CTERM sorting domain-containing protein, whose protein sequence is MSTSHSASSFSGGTASVPVPEPSTVLLAAVAIVALLARWR, encoded by the coding sequence GTGTCAACGAGCCATTCGGCGTCAAGCTTCAGCGGCGGAACGGCCTCGGTTCCCGTGCCCGAACCGTCGACGGTGCTCTTGGCCGCCGTGGCGATTGTCGCGCTACTGGCGCGGTGGCGATAA